The Musa acuminata AAA Group cultivar baxijiao chromosome BXJ2-2, Cavendish_Baxijiao_AAA, whole genome shotgun sequence genome has a segment encoding these proteins:
- the LOC135604743 gene encoding uncharacterized protein LOC135604743, translating into MNYNEKDKTFVYQEEGTAMFKLYAVHSGHEPGPLDGNARIIHRVIGNKGAFDIDPEVYGVREDMEPESFVSLMGKDDRGDSHHMVLQQVQELRVEVGILEGRITKMSPEMLRSLSRELSDILLKLRRLGGGVHHSEETLVGDGEVAQWGNNDDHHLDRHDRIFSKEAEMIEEEDPDFGSDLGAIVPWERMTADCQDRKMLMRDSLKPDKWILKEHCSDFDEKSILCGEDEESKLIKPLTDSSLVGMHVDGFYADNTKWYDSPSGLDPGTDSGEGGFRHGGMV; encoded by the coding sequence ATGAACTACAATGAAAAGGACAAGACTTTTGTGTACCAGGAGGAGGGCACTGCCATGTTCAAGCTATATGCAGTTCATTCTGGGCACGAGCCTGGTCCGCTTGATGGGAATGCTAGGATCATCCACCGAGTAATTGGGAACAAGGGGGCTTTTGATATCGATCCAGAGGTTTATGGGGTTAGGGAAGATATGGAGCCTGAGTCATTTGTTAGCCTTATGGGGAAGGATGACAGAGGGGATTCACATCACATGGTTCTGCAACAGGTCCAAGAACTCAGGGTCGAGGTTGGTATATTGGAAGGAAGAATTACTAAAATGAGCCCAGAGATGCTGCGATCATTGTCACGTGAACTGTCTGATATCTTGCTCAAATTGAGGAGGTTGGGTGGGGGAGTGCATCACTCAGAGGAAACATTGGTAGGTGATGGTGAGGTCGCACAATGGGGAAATAACGACGATCATCATCTTGATAGACATGATAGGATATTTAGTAAGGAGGCTGAGATGATTGAAGAGGAGGATCCAGATTTTGGTTCAGATCTTGGAGCCATCGTGCCATGGGAGAGGATGACCGCAGACTGTCAGGATAGGAAGATGCTTATGAGGGATAGCTTGAAGCCTGATAAGTGGATATTGAAAGAACACTGCAGTGATTTTGATGAGAAGAGCATTCTTTGTGGTGAGGATGAGGAATCTAAACTAATAAAACCCTTGACAGATTCAAGTCTGGTAGGGATGCACGTGGATGGTTTTTATGCCGACAATACCAAGTGGTATGACTCACCAAGTGGCTTAGATCCTGGTACAGATTCTGGAGAAGGTGGTTTTAGGCATGGAGGAATGGTGTGA